TCGGGGCGGGCACGGTGGAGGATTACCAGGGACACATATATATCGGTACCGGGTCCTGGATCCATTGCGTGGTGCCCTACAAAAAAGCCGATGTTTTCCATCAGATTGCCACTTTTCCGCACGCCGTTCCAGGTAAATACTACACCGCCAATGCACAGGACATTGCCGGCGGAAACCTGGCATTTTTGAAATCAAACCTGATTTATTATCAGAACGAATTGAACATTCAACGGCCCTCCGATTATCCAGACAACATCTACGACACCTTCAACAAGATTGTCGAAGGTGTCGAGCCGGGTGCCGGGAAACTGATCTACACCCCCTGGCTGCACGGGGAAAGAACGCCGGTGGACATCAATTCCCTGCGCGGCGGTTTTCACAACATGTCCATTTCCGCCACAATGAGTCACATGATCCGAGCCGTGTACGAGGGCGTGGCATTTAATACCAGGTGGATGCTTTACTATGTGGAGAAATTTATTAAAAGAAAAATGGAATCTTTGTTGCTGGTCGGGGGAGGCGGTAATTCAGATGTCTGGTGCCAGATTTTCGCCGATGTGCTAGACAGAGAAATCAGGCAGATTGAGGATCCGATTCAGTGCAATGGCCGGGGGGCTGCGTTTTTAGCTGCCATCGCCCTGGGTTATCAAACGGTTGCGGATCTTCCCCGACTGGTGAAGTGTACCGCCACCTACAGCCCCAATTCCGATAACCGAAAAATCTATGATGAATTGTATGACGCATTTCTGACCATATATAAAAACAATAAAAAATTGTATAAACGGTTGAACCGTCAATAGGGAAAGGGGAGACGTATGAATACGAAACTTGAAGACGAAACCCGGGGGCATGAATCGAAATCATCAGGCTATAAATGGATAGTTTTTGGGGTCATGTTTGCCATCATGGGGATCGTCCTCGGAGCCAACTGGATGGTCATGCCGGTACTGTTCACGCAGATGTCCGAAACCACCGGCATTGCCTTGTCGGCATTTCAGACCATCTGGGCACTGATTCCGCTCGCCGGTATTCTTATATGCCTGCCCGCCGGCCTGTTGGCCGACAAATTGGGTGTCTACTGGGTAATCGGTACATCTTTGATACTCTGTACCGTGTTTGGCTCCCTGCGAGGGGCGTTTTCCTCTTATGCCGGTATTGCCGCCGCCACTTTTCTATGGGGGGGATCATCTTATGTATTCATGGTCAACTACCCTAAAGTCATCGGTCAATGGTTTCCGCCGAACCAACTGGCGGCGATCAACGGACTGGTCATGGCTGCCTATTCCATCGGGGCCGCTGTGGGCATGTCCATATCCGGCACGATGATTTCTACAGCCGTGGGCGGCTGGCAGAACACCTATCACTTCTGGGCGGCCCTGACGGGATTGTGTACGATTCTCTGGTTTGTGCTGGTCAAAGAAAAGCGGGATGCCGCTTCGGATATGGGGAAAAGTCAGGAAGCCATAGCAGCCGAAGCCAGTATCGGATCCTTGAGCATGGTCGGCAATATTCTGAAAATCAGGGATTCATGGTATCTGATCGCTATTTTTTCTCTGTTGATGGGTGGCTGGATAGGCCTCACGGGCTTATTCCCCAGCATGATGGAGCAATTGGGGTGGCCCCGGGCGGATGCCAACAATTCCATGGCGGTAGCGACAGTGGCCATGATTGTCGGCTGTGCGATTTTGCCCACGCTGTCGGACTGGATCGGCAAGCGACGATGGATTTTTTCAGTTTCCATGATGTTATGCGGATTGGCGACCGTGATGATGTTTCTCGCTGTTAAAACACCTGGCAATTCCATGTTGTGGGTATCTCTGACGGTTTTGGGTTTCATGGCCGGTGCCATGCCCATCATTCTGGCGATACCCGTTGAATTGAAAGCCATCGGTATCGGCCTGGCTGGTACGGCGGTCGGGCTCATGAACATGGGCAGCAACATCACCGGATTCCTCTTTCCCCTGGCCGGGATGTCCATGTTAAACATCGAGCCCATCTGGTCGGGTCTATTGTTCGGTGGTGTTGGTTTTGTGCTGGCGGGCCTCCTGGCGCTGATGCTTACGGAAACGGGAGCAAAAGCCAGGTCGAAACCCTGACCCGAAAGGGAAGCTGAATGTTAAAGACACGCAATGGCGGCATCAAAAGTGTTCGGTTTTTAACGAATGCGGACTTTTTGAAAATTCATGAACAATCCCTTTGCCTGCTGCAGGAAAAAGGGGTCGGGATTACACATGAATCTGCGCTAAAAAACCTGGCGGACTGCGGTGCAAATGTCAATTTTCAGACCAAGAACGTCACCATCAGTGCTGGCCTTGTTGAACAGGCTCTCAAGACAGTACCCCGTGAAATAACCATGGCTGCAAGAAGTCAGGAGCGGGATATCGTCCTGGAACCCGGCGGAAAAATGTATACCAGGAATTCGGGGGGCATGACCCAGATCGTGGATATTGAATCCGGAGAGATAAGAGATGCGGTGCTTTCCGATACAGAAGATTTTACAAGGCTTGCAGATGCGTTAGAGCATATCAATGTGGTGGCCCCTCTATACCCTAGTGATATGCCGCTGGAAATTTTAGAGCTGTATACGCTGAAAGCCATGTTCAAGCACACGGACAAGCATATAAGCGTGCGGGCACTGAATCCGGGGACCTTTCCTTTCATTGTAGAGATGGCCGGAGCTGTTGCCGGTGGTAGTGAGAAATTAAGAAAGCGGCCGATTATCAGTATACTGGACTCCCCCATATCCCCATTGTCTTTTCCCGATATTTTCGTAGACGCCTTGTACACAGGCGGTGAATACGGGATCCCGGTGGAAGCATGCTCCACACCGAATATCGGGGCCACCGGCCCCATAACTCTGGCCGGCTCCCTGCTGCTGGCCAATGTCGAACAATTGGCCACCATCGTTATCTCACAGTTGGCCCACCCTGGTGCACCCCTTATATGGGCACCGAGGTTCCCCGCAATGGATATGTCCACCGGCATTACGGGCATGCTGACGGAGGGTGCCTTGATTTCAGCCGCGGCGGCACAAATGGCGGAGGAGTTCTATCGGCTGATCTGTGACTTTCATGGTCCGGCAACCAATGCCATCGTCGCTGGCTCGGAATCTGTTTTCCAGGAGTGCATCGCTGCATTCGTGACATCTTTTGCAGGCAGGCCGGCCTTATTGTGCGGGGCCGGGGCCTTGGAACTGGGGATCATTGCCAGTTTTGAAGATTTGGTTATCGCTGACGAACTTTTTGCTGTCTTGAAAAGGTCCATTGATGGCATCATCATCAATGAGGATACACTTGGGGCCGATGCAATAGCGGACGTCGGCATCGGGGGACATTATCTAGGCCACGAACACACGCTGAAACACCTCAGGGACAATCGTCTGAATTCATTCTTGTTGAAACCCAAAACCAGGGAACAGTGGGTTGAACAGGGCTCTCCATCGCTCGTCAAGAGGGCCGGTGATAAGGCGCGGGAGATATTGAAACATTACCAACCTGGAAAATTGGATGAGAGAACAGAAAAGGAACTTAACAACATCATCCATGCAGCCCACAAGGAATTATCCGATAATTAAGCAGGGGGTTTCAATGCCGTCGAAAAATGAATTTGATTATGATTATATAGTGATAGGTTCAGGCTTTGGGGGAAGTGTTTCTGCTTTGCGCCTGTCTGAAAAGGGGTACAAAGTGGCGGTCCTGGAAAAAGGGAAGCAATGGCAAAAAAAGATTTCCCCGAGACCAATTGGAATACGAAAAAATACATGTGGTTGCCTCAACTGGGTTGCTACGGTTACCAGATGCTGACGCAATTGAAGCACGTTCTCATATTTCATGGCGGGGGTGTGGGCGGTGGTAGTCTTGTTTATGCCAATCAACTGTTGATTCCACCGGATGAGGTCTTTGATCAGCCGGAATGGGGTCCGGGTGATTGGAAAGCCAACTTGATGCCGCATTATAATGAAGCCAAAAGGATTTTGGGTGCCAATCCGAGTCCACAGATTGGTATTGCCGACAAATACCTTCGCGAAGTGGGCATAGAAATGCGCGGTGAGGATACTTTTCATAAAAACGATGTCGGAATTTTTTTTTGGAACTCCGGATAAGACGGTTCCTGATCCCTATTTTGATGGTAGGGGACCAGATCGCACCGGCTGCACATTTTGTGGGTCTTGCATGGTCGGCTGCCCAGTCGGTGCAAAAAATACGCTGGACAAAAACCATCTGCATCTGGCTGACGGATTAGGCGCTCGAATTATCCCGGAAACTGAAGTGACTGGGGTTTTACCGCGCAACGGTGGATACGAGGTTTTGACCCGCAGATCAACGGGTGTCTTTCATCCTAAAAAAACTTATCGTGCCGGGGGGGTGATCTTCAGCGGGGGTGTTTTGGGATCGGTAAAACTTTTAATGAAATGCAAACAAAAAGGTTTGCTGCCGAAAATATCGGATCAATTGGGCAATTATGTACGCACCAACTCCGAAGCCCTTCTGGGTGTGAAATCAAAAGACAAGCATGTAGACTGGAATGATCAAATTGCCATTACCTCGGGCATTTATGCGGATGAAACGACCCATATTGAAATGGTTCGTTATAACAAGGGTTCCGATGTTCTGCTGGATCTTTTTACCGTTATGACCGGTGGTGGCGGAAAAATCCCGTGTCCTATGCGGTTTTTAGGAAATATTTTCAGGCACCCCATACGTTTTGTAAAGCTATTGTGGCCACTGGGGAAAGCGGCAACAACCACGGTTGTCCTGGTAATGCAGACCGATAAAAACTACCTAAAGCTTGACTACAAACCGCGGTGGTGGCGACTTGGCGGCTACAGCATGAATAGTAAGGTTCCGGATGGCTTAAAGCGAGCACCCGTCTATATACCTGTTGCCAACGAGGTTGCCGAACGCTTGTCTCGCAAGATGAATGGCATACCACTGAGCCTTTTGCCCGAAGCCGCATTCAATTCATCCACTACGGCGCATATCCTGGGCGGATGCTGTATGGCAGAATCGTCGGACAAAGGCGTAATTGGGTATAATGGAGAAGTGTTTAACTATCCAAATCTTTATGTTGTCGATGGTTCGGTGATACCAGCCAATTTGGGTGTAAATCCAAGCCTGACCATTACTGCGCTATCAGAGCATATTATGTCTCAGTTTCCTGAAAAAGAGTAAGGGGCATTTCACACATGTGCGTCTTTTAAATATTCCGAGCAAACAGTAAAGATTGGGTGATGGTTTTATGAAAGAGAAATATGTGCTTGCCTTTGATCACGGCACCTCGGGCATGAAGTCTGCCATTGTTGACAGCACGGGGCAGGTGCTGGATTTTGAGTTCAAGGATACCCCCCTCTATTTTTCCCCCAATGGAGGAGCAGAACAAGACCCACAAGATTGGTGGGAAGCGCTTTTACTGACTGCCAAAAAATTGGTGAAACGCAAATCAGTACCCCCTGATCAAATTGTGGCCATCGGTATTTCCAGTACATTTTCAAGTACCGTGTCAGTGGACAAAGATGGTAAGCATTTGATGAATTCCCTTACCTGGATGGATTCCAGGGGCGCACCCTTTATCCAGAAACATATTGCCGGATTTCCGGAAGTGAACGGACTGAATGTGTTTAAGGCTTTGAAGTGGATATCAAAAACTGCGGGAGCACCTTCTCCTTCCGGTAAGGATGACATAGCCCATGTCCTGCTGACCAAACACGAATTTCCCGAAGTGTATGAAAAAACCTTCATGTTTTTGCCGAGTAAAGACTATTTAAATCTACGGTTGACCGGTCAGTTTGCGGCATCATACGATTCCATGCATCTCTTTTGGGTGACCAACATAAAAAATATCAACAAGATGTATTATGATGACCGTCTGTTGAAACTGGCAGGCATCGAAAAGGATAAACTTCCCTCCATGAAACAGGCTACCGATATTCTCGGGACCGTTTCTGCAGCGGTGGCAGATGAGATCGGCATCAGCCGGGATGTAAAGGTGGTTATGGGATCACCGGACCACCAGTGCGCCTGTATCGGGTCTGGAGCTGTGAGGGACTTTGAAGGGCATTTATATATAGGGACATCTTCCTGGCTAGAGTGTATGGTTCCCTTTAAGAAGACCGATATTCTGCACTCTATTGCCTCCTTCCCTACGGCTATTCCGGGAAAATACCAGTGTGTCAATGAGCAGGACCTGGCTGGCGGCTGTTTAACTTTTCTTATGGATAACATTCTGTTTTATGATAGTCCTCAAATTCCTACGGTCGTTCCCGACGCCGCTTATGATGCCTTGAACAAGGTAGCTGAGCAAGTTCCGCCGGGCAGCGATAAACTGATTTTTACACCCTGGTTAAACGGTGAACGGACGCCGGTGGACGATACGCTGTTAAGGGGTGGTTTTCATAACATGTCCAAAACAACGAATCGTAATCATATGATTCGGGCTGTCTTGGAAGGTGTTGCCTATAATACACGCTGGATGCTTCACTATATAGAAAAATACATCGGCCGTCCCCTGAATCCCATTAGCATTATCGGCGGGGGGGCAAAATCGAGGATATGGTGTCAGATTTTCGCCGATGTTTTGCAGCGGGATATTCGACAAGTGAAAAATCCCATCCACGCGAATGCACGCGGAGCCGCCTTTATCGCAATGGCCGGGCTAGGTGAACTTACGTTTGAGGATGTCGCCAATCGGGTGCAATACGACGCCACGTTTACTCCCAATCCAGGCAATATCGAAATGTATAATGAATTGTATAAAGCCTTCATCAAGATTTACACCACGAACAAAAAGATTTACCAAAAACTGAACTGTCAATGACATTCAGTTCATGCAATAAAAGGGCGCGGTGATTAAATTACCCACTTGGCGTTTTTAAATCTTCAAGCTGAATTAAATTCCTTTTATCTAAAGTGCTCAGGATGAATGATGGTATATTCTGGTAGGTGATATCCCGTCAAAAAAGATGGAGATAGATGTCGTAGTAATTTGACATTTGGTTGGGTCTTCATTTGAAAATTCACAAGATAGCCCGACCTGCATGACAGCAACAAGCCGGGCCATAAGAAAGGAGGTATAAAGGAGGTGCACATGATATGGGCCCAAATTCCCATACCAATACAACATATAGTATGAATAGATAAAAATGTCAATAAAAATAAAAAATGAAACACACAATTAAGGACGGGAGTGTAGGGGAGAGCTTACAATATCTCTTCTGCCGATAGTATATAAACCTATTCAGGCATAACAACCGATAAACTCGCCGCAGTGATCGTTGAAAAACTCCAAAGCTTCATCAACAGAGTCAAACATGATCCAGTCGTGCTTAATAACTCTTTCACCCTGCATACGGATGCGTTCAATCTCCGTGTTCCCAAAATATTCAAAATGGTCTTGGTAATCTGTGTATATTTCCTGTGTTCTCATTTTTACCCTCCTTTTGCTGAATGATTGAGCTCAGATTACCATATGGGTTTGACAGATCCGGTCACAGTGTTGTAAATTTATTGATATTTTTACAGAGAACAAGCAGGCAAAATCATAAAAAGGGTTTCCTATGAACAAACTCGAAGTTATTCAGACCATTTGTGCTCAGAATGGCCTCTCCAAAGCCGAAGCGACAAGAATCGTATCTGTCTTTTTCGAGCAGATGTCAGCTGCATTGGAAAGAGGGGACCGCGTGGAGATCCGTGGTCTATGTTCTTTTTACGTTAAGGATTATCCGGGTTATTCTGGTAGAAACCCTAAGACGGGAGTAACCGTGGAGGTCGCGCCGAAAAAACTGCCATTTTTCAAGTGTGGAAAAGAACTGAAAGATCGGATGAATAAATGATGGTCGATAAAATTGCAGGAATTGTATTTGGCATGCTGGCCGTTGGCATTTATGCCTGGAAATTCAAGGAAACCCCTTTATGCCGGCCATGAATCATGATGCCTTTGGGATTAGGCGTCGGGTACGCTGTTTATTGGCTGGTTAAGAAGGTGGCGATAGGGTAGGGCGAAGAAGCCCCCATTCGTCAGAAACACTCAAATTCGAATATTACCCCACCACAATATCTAGTGGCTTCTCTATAAATATCAATAGGCTATCTTCAATCATATAATCAACTTCTATTAGGTCTCCAAAAAATTATAAAAATCTTTAGGTCTGACAACTTACGATCGGTTGCCATTTGCGTTTGTAATCTTTCTCACAGTAAAAAACTTTTCCGGAACAGGCTATGGATATGGCGATGAGAAAGTGGCAATGCGTTAAGTGGCGAATCTTACAGGAGGTCTCCGAGGCAAGTTAACCGGATCTGATTTCCTCAATCAGCTTATTAAAAGTACTTGATGTGTGGTGATAAAAGTTCAGCCAACCTTCACAAAAATGACTGACGCCACCGGTTTTCACTAAATAACCGCGGTGTTTTAAACAGTCGCCTTGGCACAAGTCAAGATAGACGCAGGATTTGCATTCTGTTGCCACTACTGATTTTTGACAGCCAAAGTCCTGGAAGATTGACGAAGAAAGGGCCTCTTCCCAGCTTGTGTCCATAATATTGCCAATTTTTAAATCCTGCCGGACAAAAAAATCACATGGAAAAATATCACCGTTGTGTTCCACCAGAAAATACTGACAGCAATTATTAGAGAGGCTGCAGGCCGTTATGGAACCATCATAACGTTTATTGAGAATATCATCAAAGTGGCGCACCGAAACTTTGTGAATATCATTCGGGTACCATGCGTCAAAAACCTCCAGTAGGAACCGTCCCCATTCAGGTCCGCTGATTGAATAGGGAAAAGGATTGCCTTTTGGGTCTAATTCCAGGCACGGGATGTATTGATGATAATAGAAACCTCGCTTTACAAGATACTGGTAAACCTCACGGGCATGTCTCACATTGGCCTGACTGACCACGGTAAGAATGTTTACGGCTACACCGAAGTGCTGCAACCTCCGGATTCCGTTGAGGACGATCGAGTGAGAGCCTTTACCGCCTGAAAATTTTCTGAATCGATTGTGTAATTCAGGGGGGCCATCGAGACTGCAACCTACCAGATAACAGTAGCTCGCTAAAAACTCTGCCAGGGTATTGTCAATGAGGGTTGCATTCGTCTGGAGGCCATTTGAAACCAGTGAGCCGGGGCGGGCATACTTATTCTGAAACCCGGCAACCTGTTTAAAAAATTCGACGCCCATCAGGAGGGGTTCACCGCCCTGCCATCCAAAGGTATAATTCGGTTGGTCGGTTTTCAGATAGGTTTTCACCAATTGCTCGAGCACGGTCTCAGGCATTCTGTGAGCTCTGGATTG
This Deltaproteobacteria bacterium DNA region includes the following protein-coding sequences:
- a CDS encoding FGGY-family carbohydrate kinase, with protein sequence MNSKVQEKYILAVDHGSTGLKTSLFSTSGKSIDFEFEPTPITILPEGGAEQDPEEWWQATIKTCRRLVEKKSVPAEDIVAIGVSSTFSSTVAVGRNRKPLMNALTWADSRGAKYVRKIMGGAIEIGGYSLTNLLTWIPKTAGAPALSGKDDIAHVLYIKNAHPEIYANTHMFLGSKDYLNLRLSGEFASSPDSMTLFWVVNIKDIDNLDYDDRLIRKLDIDLGKLPPLKQATDILGNVRPEVADEIGIKRDVKVVVGSPDLQSAGVGAGTVEDYQGHIYIGTGSWIHCVVPYKKADVFHQIATFPHAVPGKYYTANAQDIAGGNLAFLKSNLIYYQNELNIQRPSDYPDNIYDTFNKIVEGVEPGAGKLIYTPWLHGERTPVDINSLRGGFHNMSISATMSHMIRAVYEGVAFNTRWMLYYVEKFIKRKMESLLLVGGGGNSDVWCQIFADVLDREIRQIEDPIQCNGRGAAFLAAIALGYQTVADLPRLVKCTATYSPNSDNRKIYDELYDAFLTIYKNNKKLYKRLNRQ
- a CDS encoding MFS transporter, with protein sequence MNTKLEDETRGHESKSSGYKWIVFGVMFAIMGIVLGANWMVMPVLFTQMSETTGIALSAFQTIWALIPLAGILICLPAGLLADKLGVYWVIGTSLILCTVFGSLRGAFSSYAGIAAATFLWGGSSYVFMVNYPKVIGQWFPPNQLAAINGLVMAAYSIGAAVGMSISGTMISTAVGGWQNTYHFWAALTGLCTILWFVLVKEKRDAASDMGKSQEAIAAEASIGSLSMVGNILKIRDSWYLIAIFSLLMGGWIGLTGLFPSMMEQLGWPRADANNSMAVATVAMIVGCAILPTLSDWIGKRRWIFSVSMMLCGLATVMMFLAVKTPGNSMLWVSLTVLGFMAGAMPIILAIPVELKAIGIGLAGTAVGLMNMGSNITGFLFPLAGMSMLNIEPIWSGLLFGGVGFVLAGLLALMLTETGAKARSKP
- a CDS encoding trimethylamine methyltransferase family protein translates to MLKTRNGGIKSVRFLTNADFLKIHEQSLCLLQEKGVGITHESALKNLADCGANVNFQTKNVTISAGLVEQALKTVPREITMAARSQERDIVLEPGGKMYTRNSGGMTQIVDIESGEIRDAVLSDTEDFTRLADALEHINVVAPLYPSDMPLEILELYTLKAMFKHTDKHISVRALNPGTFPFIVEMAGAVAGGSEKLRKRPIISILDSPISPLSFPDIFVDALYTGGEYGIPVEACSTPNIGATGPITLAGSLLLANVEQLATIVISQLAHPGAPLIWAPRFPAMDMSTGITGMLTEGALISAAAAQMAEEFYRLICDFHGPATNAIVAGSESVFQECIAAFVTSFAGRPALLCGAGALELGIIASFEDLVIADELFAVLKRSIDGIIINEDTLGADAIADVGIGGHYLGHEHTLKHLRDNRLNSFLLKPKTREQWVEQGSPSLVKRAGDKAREILKHYQPGKLDERTEKELNNIIHAAHKELSDN
- a CDS encoding FAD-binding protein — protein: MPSKNEFDYDYIVIGSGFGGSVSALRLSEKGYKVAVLEKGKQWQKKISPRPIGIRKNTCGCLNWVATVTRC
- a CDS encoding FGGY-family carbohydrate kinase; the protein is MKEKYVLAFDHGTSGMKSAIVDSTGQVLDFEFKDTPLYFSPNGGAEQDPQDWWEALLLTAKKLVKRKSVPPDQIVAIGISSTFSSTVSVDKDGKHLMNSLTWMDSRGAPFIQKHIAGFPEVNGLNVFKALKWISKTAGAPSPSGKDDIAHVLLTKHEFPEVYEKTFMFLPSKDYLNLRLTGQFAASYDSMHLFWVTNIKNINKMYYDDRLLKLAGIEKDKLPSMKQATDILGTVSAAVADEIGISRDVKVVMGSPDHQCACIGSGAVRDFEGHLYIGTSSWLECMVPFKKTDILHSIASFPTAIPGKYQCVNEQDLAGGCLTFLMDNILFYDSPQIPTVVPDAAYDALNKVAEQVPPGSDKLIFTPWLNGERTPVDDTLLRGGFHNMSKTTNRNHMIRAVLEGVAYNTRWMLHYIEKYIGRPLNPISIIGGGAKSRIWCQIFADVLQRDIRQVKNPIHANARGAAFIAMAGLGELTFEDVANRVQYDATFTPNPGNIEMYNELYKAFIKIYTTNKKIYQKLNCQ
- a CDS encoding integration host factor subunit beta; its protein translation is MNKLEVIQTICAQNGLSKAEATRIVSVFFEQMSAALERGDRVEIRGLCSFYVKDYPGYSGRNPKTGVTVEVAPKKLPFFKCGKELKDRMNK
- a CDS encoding anaerobic sulfatase maturase: MKPFSLLIKPTSADCNMNCDYCFYLDKRKLYPQSRAHRMPETVLEQLVKTYLKTDQPNYTFGWQGGEPLLMGVEFFKQVAGFQNKYARPGSLVSNGLQTNATLIDNTLAEFLASYCYLVGCSLDGPPELHNRFRKFSGGKGSHSIVLNGIRRLQHFGVAVNILTVVSQANVRHAREVYQYLVKRGFYYHQYIPCLELDPKGNPFPYSISGPEWGRFLLEVFDAWYPNDIHKVSVRHFDDILNKRYDGSITACSLSNNCCQYFLVEHNGDIFPCDFFVRQDLKIGNIMDTSWEEALSSSIFQDFGCQKSVVATECKSCVYLDLCQGDCLKHRGYLVKTGGVSHFCEGWLNFYHHTSSTFNKLIEEIRSG